The following nucleotide sequence is from Falco naumanni isolate bFalNau1 chromosome 6, bFalNau1.pat, whole genome shotgun sequence.
CTTGATTATCCCTCAATTAGAAATATCAGATAATCTTCTGGTAGATGACTCACAACATTCTGTTTCTCTACTGCCAAAAAATGAGCTGACACATAAGGTTACTCTTCAATTATTACTTTGTATGTCTCAAGATTGTGAGATGAGTCCCAACACCTACCTACACTTCTCCAGAATTTTCATACACAAACACAATAACCTCAGGAATTCAACACTTTACAGGGAATGATTCAAAGACAGGAAGACAACCTTGAGACTAATCTTGTATGTGTTTTCCACTCAAAGAGGCATCTAATCTAAAATATACTCAACTAAATGCATAGCTAAACAATAGCAACCCACTGTCTTGCACATTTTTCATACAGCTGAACTTTCTCATATCCAAAGTAAGATGGCTGCATCCAAAAAAGACCTACTGAAATGACTGTCAAAATAGTCCCTGTGCATCATTTCCAAAAGTGCTACTTGGAAGAGCTAATATTTTGCACCTGTGTGAGCTGATAATTGAGCAGCACGGGCAAACAAGAGGCAGTTGTTGGCCTATGACCTTGGTTAGACGAGACACGGGCACCGAAGCCTGTAAGTGCATAAGATTACACttatattttaccttttgttGAAATGCAGGCTGACCATGTAAGCTCCTCCTAACAAAACTCAATGCCGATTCATTAAAAATATCGTAAGGTGGTTAAAATAGGAGGCAAGGCTTTCCAATACCAGGTCATGCTTTGTATACAAAAGTGGTAACTTAAGGCAAACATACAGGAATTCATTCGGAAAAGCTGTGTTTATCCTAGGTAGCCACTTAAAATACAACACACATTCTCtcatacaagaaaaacaagatttaaGGGAAAACTTACGGTGTTTCCAACATGACTTTACATACACTAGCCATAGTACTTAGACAGTCCGTTGTATTTTCAATTGGTAACGTTTTGTTCTAGAAGGGTAAAAAACAGTCAACGTTCAGTAAACTTATCTTGTAAAATTAAGATCAAGAATGTCTGTGTTTGACCTTTTCTCCCCCGCTACCTACTTCTGATACAAAATGTGTAGTTGCATTACTGAGTGTTTTCAGCATTGGTGTGGCTTCTGCATAGAACAGGGACATCCTATTGGCCATTTCATTGTTTACTTCATTCTCAATGTCTAGCTGATGAAAACACGAGAAAAAATAGTCagtaaaattctttaaaatcttgttggcagcaaaaaaaagatacagtacATGATCATGTCAGCAAGCAGATTGTTGCATGAACAGTTCCACTCTAATCACTTCATCTGGACTGCTGATTAACTCTCAGTGTGAAGGAGAGAACACAGCTAGCGAATCGAAGGAAAAAACATTACCATAAATGGTATAAATGCATACTGATAAATACCTCAGTGTGAACAgtaaatcagattttatttacttacatgCATGTTATTTATTCTGTTGCGACTTATTGTCCGCCTGTAATAGCTGAAGTCATTCTGAATTGCTGGGTTCCTCATCTTCAAAGAAGACAAACAGGAAATAATCAGTTTCAGTTCAAAatataagtgaaaaaaaaatcaacatggATTAGAAGACACTAGTAACCTTAAGTTCATCAAAACGAAGAGTAAAATGTAAGATTTCAGCAAACTCTTTCGCTAGAGCCTGTTCCCGTTCCAGGTGCTGAGTTGGAGTATAAGGTGGGCATGTCAAGGACTCCAATAAGCTCTGCAGGGCTTTCTCTgaataaaaatcagaagcacAAACTCTATTCAGTCCACATTATGATAACAATTTTAAGTAAGTATCTAAATATACTTTGTTCAAAGGGAAGGAACCCTTCAAACATGCAGACCCctaacagaaatgctttttcttactATTCTAAGGTGAGAAACATTAGTGAAAGACATCTGCCTCTTTAGGCGCTCTGCCATTTTCTCTCTATTTTGTATCATtgagcttttttccctttttatcaCCCTTTACCTGGGGTCTTTATCAAAAATTCTagagaaagtgtttttcttGCATTCAACTCTTTCATCTTCCCCAATTAGCTATCAGCTCAGTATAGAGATTATTCTGGCATCTCTGTTACTGAAAGTGTACTCTTAGACATTGATAACAATGTAATTCAGCTCCCGTAGCTATAATTACTAGCCTAACTCAAAAAGTGAAAGACATACTTAGCAGGAAGTTGTAGAAGAATCCCCTTGCATTGGGAGCTTTCCCACGTCATATATACATTTTTGCacactggttttctttcagagttCTAATTCAAGGAACAATAACATCATTTTGGGGGTTTGTAAGGATGACAAATCAGTGTAAAATATGCCCAACTTCGGATCTTCACCTTGTGAGAAAGTACACTGATATACTTCTCCCCCTTTTatccttcattttaaaaagtctcaaAAAATTATTAGTCTGCATTCCTTTTAAATCTCTGAAGGAtccaaattacaaaaaataaatttcattagTACAATATGGaccactgaaaagcagaagagcgGCAGGCACCAGAGTAAACCTTTATACAGTTTTATCATGTTCTTTGCTTGTACTCCATTTAGctaatacagatttatttaagGTGGCAAACTAAAAAACTATGAtaatttggaaattaaattaagacTAAAAACATGCTTTGATAAACGTAATTGCTGCTAAATGTCTGTTgatattaaacagaaagaataataaaCCTTTAAGAGTCTGTGGGAAAAGAAACTtcctatttctttaaatataaaaagtagCCTAATAAACAGACATACTAAATCAGGGCTCACCTAATCTGAGTGAAAACTCGTAGAAGCGCTTCAGCCTTACGACCAGAGGACATACTGAATTCCATGCTTTTTCTTGTAACTGGATATCATTGGGATTTTGTATtgcctgaaatgaaaatattactgtaaaGAACTGTGATATGCAAATATCAAGCAAAAGGTAGTCTGGAATTTTTCTACTATACTATTTTAGAAAGTATGTACtgtaaaacacagaataatCATGCAAAATTACATTGCACAGGAGTAGGGAACTAGTTAGTCAACCCTCCCTCCCACGTAGTAGGAAAttagtaagtaaaaaaaataccatgttttCCACCGTCCCTCTCCCGCATAACatactgatttaaaattattcgTTCCAGTGCACCACTgacatacagaaatgttttcacatATTCTCTGGGGAACAAAACTATTGTAGAAGCATCAGGTAAGACCTTTTGCATGACTGCTGGTTGCagaaatagtctttttttttttttttttttttttttttttttttttttttttacagttttgatGCTTTTGAAATCTTCAACATATTCAGGTTCTTAAATAACCAACAGCTCATGTGAACAGTAACTGCGacactgctgcaggaaaaggtttagtcagctgagaaaaaaattaagttacagTTCAGAATTGTACTTTGGGACCAGTTTCATAGAATAAGATGCATCTGAAGTAGATTTAAGGTTATACTTTACTATGGTTCATTATTTCactttcacagaagaaaaactattttcaactttttttatagtttatttCTGACAtgtattatttcttctgtgtccTCAACTTTGACTTACACCACGATATATATGTAATGGTGTTACTTGAAGTGAAAAGTAATTACTAATAGTAAACGTAAAAGAAGTTCCAACAGCCATCTTTTAATGGTTTCACATTAGAGCTTTATATTCAATGTTACACGTAATCTgtaatgtattttctaaatacaattttaatgaagatttcTGTATCATTTCATAGAAAGTGCTTGGATACAGAAGAGAAGCAAGGAACACATTTGAGTTTTGCTTGATTTTGCTTCCCAAGAACTGTCATTAACAAACATACATCTCTAATTTCTTGTCCAGCTCCT
It contains:
- the CYRIA gene encoding CYFIP-related Rac1 interactor A isoform X6, which gives rise to MGNLLKVLTCTELDQGPNFFLDFENAQPTDGEREVWNQISAVLQDSESMLADLQAYKGAGQEIRDAIQNPNDIQLQEKAWNSVCPLVVRLKRFYEFSLRLEKALQSLLESLTCPPYTPTQHLEREQALAKEFAEILHFTLRFDELKMRNPAIQNDFSYYRRTISRNRINNMHLDIENEVNNEMANRMSLFYAEATPMLKTLSNATTHFVSENKTLPIENTTDCLSTMASVCKVMLETPEYRSRFTSEETLMFCMRVMVGVIILYDHVHPVGAFSKTSKIDMKGCIKVLKEQPPDTVEGLLNALRFTTKHLNDESTSKQIRAMLQ
- the CYRIA gene encoding CYFIP-related Rac1 interactor A isoform X4; translation: MQTNYSNLKHHGENACSFHTPQDAQPTDGEREVWNQISAVLQDSESMLADLQAYKGAGQEIRDAIQNPNDIQLQEKAWNSVCPLVVRLKRFYEFSLRLEKALQSLLESLTCPPYTPTQHLEREQALAKEFAEILHFTLRFDELKMRNPAIQNDFSYYRRTISRNRINNMHLDIENEVNNEMANRMSLFYAEATPMLKTLSNATTHFVSENKTLPIENTTDCLSTMASVCKVMLETPEYRSRFTSEETLMFCMRVMVGVIILYDHVHPVGAFSKTSKIDLVQFIYCCSIVACFCSQMKGCIKVLKEQPPDTVEGLLNALRFTTKHLNDESTSKQIRAMLQ
- the CYRIA gene encoding CYFIP-related Rac1 interactor A isoform X3 translates to MGNLLKVLTREIENYPHFFLDFENAQPTDGEREVWNQISAVLQDSESMLADLQAYKGAGQEIRDAIQNPNDIQLQEKAWNSVCPLVVRLKRFYEFSLRLEKALQSLLESLTCPPYTPTQHLEREQALAKEFAEILHFTLRFDELKMRNPAIQNDFSYYRRTISRNRINNMHLDIENEVNNEMANRMSLFYAEATPMLKTLSNATTHFVSENKTLPIENTTDCLSTMASVCKVMLETPEYRSRFTSEETLMFCMRVMVGVIILYDHVHPVGAFSKTSKIDLVQFIYCCSIVACFCSQMKGCIKVLKEQPPDTVEGLLNALRFTTKHLNDESTSKQIRAMLQ
- the CYRIA gene encoding CYFIP-related Rac1 interactor A isoform X7; amino-acid sequence: MLADLQAYKGAGQEIRDAIQNPNDIQLQEKAWNSVCPLVVRLKRFYEFSLRLEKALQSLLESLTCPPYTPTQHLEREQALAKEFAEILHFTLRFDELKMRNPAIQNDFSYYRRTISRNRINNMHLDIENEVNNEMANRMSLFYAEATPMLKTLSNATTHFVSENKTLPIENTTDCLSTMASVCKVMLETPEYRSRFTSEETLMFCMRVMVGVIILYDHVHPVGAFSKTSKIDLVQFIYCCSIVACFCSQMKGCIKVLKEQPPDTVEGLLNALRFTTKHLNDESTSKQIRAMLQ
- the CYRIA gene encoding CYFIP-related Rac1 interactor A isoform X1 → MRFAGMGNLLKVLTREIENYPHFFLDFENAQPTDGEREVWNQISAVLQDSESMLADLQAYKGAGQEIRDAIQNPNDIQLQEKAWNSVCPLVVRLKRFYEFSLRLEKALQSLLESLTCPPYTPTQHLEREQALAKEFAEILHFTLRFDELKMRNPAIQNDFSYYRRTISRNRINNMHLDIENEVNNEMANRMSLFYAEATPMLKTLSNATTHFVSENKTLPIENTTDCLSTMASVCKVMLETPEYRSRFTSEETLMFCMRVMVGVIILYDHVHPVGAFSKTSKIDLVQFIYCCSIVACFCSQMKGCIKVLKEQPPDTVEGLLNALRFTTKHLNDESTSKQIRAMLQ
- the CYRIA gene encoding CYFIP-related Rac1 interactor A isoform X5 — translated: MRFAGMGNLLKVLTREIENYPHFFLDFENAQPTDGEREVWNQISAVLQDSESMLADLQAYKGAGQEIRDAIQNPNDIQLQEKAWNSVCPLVVRLKRFYEFSLRLEKALQSLLESLTCPPYTPTQHLEREQALAKEFAEILHFTLRFDELKMRNPAIQNDFSYYRRTISRNRINNMHLDIENEVNNEMANRMSLFYAEATPMLKTLSNATTHFVSENKTLPIENTTDCLSTMASVCKVMLETPEYRSRFTSEETLMFCMRVMVGVIILYDHVHPVGAFSKTSKIDMKGCIKVLKEQPPDTVEGLLNALRFTTKHLNDESTSKQIRAMLQ
- the CYRIA gene encoding CYFIP-related Rac1 interactor A isoform X2 translates to MGNLLKVLTCTELDQGPNFFLDFENAQPTDGEREVWNQISAVLQDSESMLADLQAYKGAGQEIRDAIQNPNDIQLQEKAWNSVCPLVVRLKRFYEFSLRLEKALQSLLESLTCPPYTPTQHLEREQALAKEFAEILHFTLRFDELKMRNPAIQNDFSYYRRTISRNRINNMHLDIENEVNNEMANRMSLFYAEATPMLKTLSNATTHFVSENKTLPIENTTDCLSTMASVCKVMLETPEYRSRFTSEETLMFCMRVMVGVIILYDHVHPVGAFSKTSKIDLVQFIYCCSIVACFCSQMKGCIKVLKEQPPDTVEGLLNALRFTTKHLNDESTSKQIRAMLQ